GTGCCTGGCCTCTGGAGTTTATCCCCTTACCTACAAGGGAACCAGAAGGTGGAAGGGGACATTATGGTGAGTGGCATCACTGGCTCAGGGTGCGATATTTTTGCTGACGGCGTATTGGACGCTCTACAGGAATCAATTGTTGGCCCCGGACAGGTTATCCCAGCACCAGGAGTCAGCCAGCCCGATCTTCCTCCTCTCCCTGCCCTTGAGAACCGCAATGAAATCGCAGCCATCACTGGAAATGCCACCTTTCCTAGAGCAGGAGATAAATTTGTCACACGCACCATTGATGGCGTCACAACCGAGGTCTATCACTACAACATCGGCACAGTTCCTAATGGTTCTAAAAGTCCCCTGAGTATTGACTTGGGGGGAAGCCGTACCGTCACAGTTCGCACGGGCACAAAGACCGTTGCTGGGGAAACCCGTCAACAAATGGTTATTTTTCATGCCAATGGCAGCGTCAGTGTTGGGGGGAGTGCCTCTATCCGCCACTTGGAAATGGACACCGTGAATGCGGCTAACAATAAAGCTTTTTTCCAGCTTTATGGTCGAGGGAGCACAGGTACGCCAGCCGGCTCTTTCGCAACCCCAGACTTTTTTCTGTGTATGAATGGGACCCCAGAATCTAGTTATTTCGTGCTTGGCCCAGACTATACCTATGGAGTCAATGGTGGTGGTGGCGCTGCTGCGACAATTTATGGCACTGTTTGGGTTAAACAAGTCTCCAACAGCAACATCACATTGCTTAGTGGGGCGACTTTGCCCTGTGGGTCAAGCTCTAACCAAATTATCGTTAAACAAGAATTAACAATGGACGACCTGACAGCCGTTGAAGATATTCTTGGGCAAACTGGTGTGTTAGATGGGGATACTCCTACACCGCCCGTCCTCCGGCCTTTTATCAACTGGAGGCGTTTATCTAATGACTAATTTGTGGTCACTGCTTTTACGTTTAAACCAAAAGCAATACCGTGGGTTCACTTTTATTGAGGTGCTTGCGGGAATCTTGATTGCGACAACATTTACACTGATCGCAACCCAGGCGATCGTGATCGGTACAGTGTTTAAAGTAAGAGCGCGTCGTGTCAGTGAAGCGACTAACGTCATCCGTGCTGACTTGGAGGAACTACGTTTTTTGTCCACTTCTGCTAATCCTGAAAATATTGACAGTCAGCTAATTGCTTTATGTCGACAGAGCTTCTCTACAGCCTTTATTGAGTCTTTCGCAAATACTTTGCCACCAGTAAACTCACCAGTAGTACTTCTCAACAAAAGCTATAACTTAAACCGAACGGAGACTTTTTCGGCGTGGAATGTACTGCGGCTTAGTTATTCTGTTGAGGATGCAGAAAATGCTAATGTCGTGATCGCTGAACTCCAAGCAGAAATCACTCCAGAAGCATCTGGTAGTTGTCCTTTTATCCGGTAATCAGTATATGAGTGATGTGACGATTAAAGAATGATCAATCAACTACGCCTTGTTCCCACCACAAAAGGGTTTACACTCATTGAATTACTCACAGGCATGTTAATTGTGGGCATTTTGGCATCTATTTCTGCCCCTAGTTTTTTGGGATTAGTTAACCGAGGCCGAGTCAATGAAGCTTTGGATCGCACCAGAGGCGCCCTGCAAGAAGCACAACGGGAAGCTCTTAAAAAAAGTAGCAATTGCGACCTTGCCTTTAGTCCATCGGGTGAGACTATAAATATCACTGGAGGATGCTTAGTTACTGGCCCTAGAACAATGTCTCAAGTTACCTATCGACACACCTTGGCAAATAATGATCCGAACAATGTTATTCAATTAGACTTTAAGGGAGTACCTACAGACGACAATTTTAATGATGGTCAAGAAGTATTCGTTTTTCGTGGCAATGGCAACTATGAGCGCTGTTTAGTTATTTCCAGAGCTTTAGGTTTGATTCGTGTCGGCACTTATGAAAGTTCAGGCCCCAGTGATACATCTACTGATGAAGCAAAATGTATCACGGGTCAGGTTTAAGAGTTAAGTTCAAAATCATCTGAATTAAACCATTCTAATCTCCTTAAGTCTCTCTAAAGTCTTTATTCCTGTTCATTATTACCAACTCAATTCTTTTTCAGTGTCCTAAAACCATGAAACTTGGCAAACTTGCACGCTACAACTCTCCAAAAAATAACGGCTTTACACTGATAGAAATTTTACTGGCGATCGCTTTGAGTTCCATTGTCGTGAGTGCAGCAGGTTATGCCATCGTTTATGTTAGTCGGAGAAACCAAGTTTCCGAGTTGCAATCTGTGCGCCGGATCGAACTCAACCGCGCTTTAGATTTTATTGCCGATGATATCCGTGAGGCAACAAGAGTTCAAGGGAATGAAGATAGTCCGGTTGATACACGACTACAAATCGTCAAAGCAGACAATAGTATTATTGAGTATTACTATGACCCTGTTACTGCCAGTGATGTTTGGTCTGGGCCTGGAGTAATTCGAAGAAAAGAAGGAACCCAACCCGCAGAAGTGCTCGTTGATGGCATCGCTAGTGATATTAGTAGTCTTCCTGATACCGGTTGTTCAGGTAGTGATGATTTGATTGCCATCCCAAACACAGGCTTTGTCGTCTGTATCAATAGTGCTTTCCGTACCGCTGACCTTGCGTTATATGGCCGCCTCAACATTGAAGATCGAGAAACACTCTCTGCAGAAGACTTTTTAATTGTTGCAACTAAATTTGTGACAAGAAATGCCCCACCACCCCAAAGATGTATCATTCCTGATCTAGCTGGTAAAACGAAAGCTGAAGCTGAAGAATTATGGGACACAGCTGGTTTTAATTTAAGCAACTTAGATCTCATCGGAGCCGATGATGAAACGATCGCCATTCAAGGGCTGCCAGCTAATAGCCAGCAAGACTGTACAAATACAACCATGGATGCAGGCGACGCAGACGATGTCTGTACAGTTCCTAACTATGCCGATGGCTCAACAACGATTAGTTCAGCTAAAAGTAATTGGGATAGTAGTGCTTTTACGGGTAATTTTACGGCACAAGGTTTTAACATTGACTCAAGCACAGACCTTAGTACAATCAACCAGACAATTGGTGAACAAGTTCTTTCGCCTCAACCATTTGCAGAAAATGGTACTGAGGTTATTTGTACTGCGTCTATTCAAGTTACGGAAAAAACCTGTACTGTACCCAATGTCGTCAATAAATCTAATACTGCCGCAACCACAGATTTAACCACTGCTGGTTTTACGACGATTACCAACGATGTTCGTCCAGGGATCACCACCTTTACTGTTGGCACCCAATCACCCGCAGGAACAAGCACGACATTCTGTTCTGCGCCAGTAACGATTGGTGAGAAAAAATGTACTGTTCCTGAATTCCGAGGTACAAACTCCAATAATCGCACCACTCTTTGGAGTGGGGCTGAATTTACTGGGACTTTAACCTATGCGGGTCCTAGTGGGGCAAATTTGACCTGGCAGAGCATTCCCCCTGGAGAAGTGCAGTTTTGTGATGCTAGTATCGAAGTCAAGGAGGCCAAAACTTGTACAATTGACCCTGATCTTATTATTGGTCAAAACGCCAGTACAGCCCAGACGAATTGGACAACAGCTGGCTTCTATGGCAATACTTTTGATGCTACGGCAGTGGCTGATGGTGAAACAATTGATGCCTTAGAATTTAGAAATCCTGTATCTGGGGAAATGATTACCCCCACCCTGACAGGTGGTAACTACAGTATCGATTGTGCGACTCTCATTAAAGTTGATGACCAGGCCTGTACAGTACCAGATATGTCGCGTCCTGGTGTTGCTGATTCAGCGAAAAAGAGTCTGACAGAAGCAAGAAGTGACTGGGCGGATGCCGGCTTCCAGGCCGATCAGCTAATTACTGAAAAGTTTTTGAGCGATAGTGACAAAGTAAAGGCTCAAAGTGTTCCGGCTGGGACTGCTCTGATTTGTAGCTCGTCAGTGACGATCACTGGTACTGGTTGTGTCGTACCCGATCTGGTCGGCAAATCTGCTTCTGCGGTCACGAGTATTTGGACCGGCGCAGGCTTCACTGGTACTCTCAATTTCTCGCTTGCTGGTTCCGGTATAAACTCAACTAATCTATCCACCAATTCACCGGGTACTAGTTGGAACGGTTTTACTACATTTGCGCAAACACCAACGCGGGGTGACTTAAGAGCTTGCTCAACAACAGGTCATGTTTATAATACTGCCCCTACCAATGTCGATGCTCGGACAACAACAGCGAACACCAGTAATGGTGTCACAGAATACACAGTCAATATTACTTGGGATTTTCCATTCTCAGCGGGTCGATATTATGTTTTTACCTGTGAAAGCAACAACAAAAATTCAACATGCAATCCAGTTGTAGACCGGAATAACATCGAAAGTTCAGCTTCAATTGTTCGTTTCAATGAGAATCCCGTCTTTACAGATAAGCCAGCAACTCATATTTTTACGACATCTTCGACCAACAAAAGAAGATGCTACTCCGTGGTCGCAAGAAATGTCAGTGGTGATTCTTTAACACCACAAAGCGTAGTGACCAGTACGACACCTGGAGCATGTGTTATCTACTAATGCAAACTAAAGCTCTGTGCTTATCTTTACTGATGAATTACTAAAATATAAGTCAACTGTCGAGCGTGACTGACCCGTGACTTTTCTTTTTCAAATCATCAACTCCAGTTTCCCGTTGGGTTCCTACAACTATTCCGAGGGGCTGGAGTTTCTCGTGGAGCATTCCACCCAGCTAGACACCCCCGAAAAATTCCAGCACTGGTTAAACCGAGAACTAAGCTATGGTTCAATCCGCATTGATGTCCAGGTGATGCTGGCTGTCAGCCGGGCGATCGCCTGCGATAACCTGGCTCAGTTGCAATATTGGAACAGTTGGCTTAACGGCACCCGGGAAACCAAAGAACTGCGCCAACAAAGCATCCAGATGGGGAATAGCTTCCTGAAGCTCCTGGGAGATTTAGACCCAGATAAAAAAATAAAATTTGAGGCGCTGCGATCGCCTCTCGGTAAAAATTGTCACTATGCGATCGCCTTCGGGATTGCCGTGGCCCTGTGGGACATCGAGCCAAAGCAAGCCCTCCTGGGATATCTGCACAGTTGGCTGAGTAATCTGGTCAGCGCCGGGGTGAAACTGATCCCCCTCGGCCAGACCCAGGGCCAACAAATTATTTATCAGCTCCAGCCTATGGTCGAGACGGTGACCGAAACCCTGCTCCACCAGCAAGAACGGGATCTCTATGGCTGCACCTGGGGCTTAAGTCTCGCGAGCATGAACCACGAAACCCAATATACTCGCCTTTTTCGGAGTTAATTGCCGAGAGAACGGGGTAAGATAGGGGGCATTCTTTTTGCAGAGACTATCCCCCATGACGATGCACCTCAAGCTCGGCTGGCTCTATCCGACCCTGATGGGAACCTATGGCGATCGTGGCAATGTCATTTGCCTCGAAAAGCGAGCCCAATGGCGACAGATCACCGTGGACGTGGTGGCTTTGGACAAAGAAGCCCCCCTCGAAGCTTGGGATGCAGTGGATCTGATCGTCGGCGGTGGCGCCCAAGACCGACAACAGGAAATCGTTATGCGCGATCTCCAGGGGGCCAAGGCTGAAAAATTAAAAGCCCTAATCGAAGACCAAGTACCCGGGGTGTTTACCTGCGGGTCACCGCAACTGCTGGGGAAATATTACGAACCCGCCCAGGGGCAGCGGATCGACGGCCTGGGGATTTTAGACCTCGTCAGTAAACATCCAGGCTTTGGGGCAAAACGCTGCATTGGCAACGTGGCCTTTGAAATCACTGCCGAACCCCTGGCCACAGAACTGAAGGCAAAATTAGGCGATCGCCCCATTGCGATCGGTTTTGAGAACCATGGCGGTCGCACCTATCTGGGCAATGTCCAACCCCTCGGCAAAGTGCTCAAAGGCTATGGCAACAATGGTGAAGATGGTTGGGAAGGGGCATTTTACCAAAAGGCGATCGCCACCTATGCCCACGGGCCGCTCCTGCCGAAAAATCCATTTCTGGCCGATTGGCTCCTCGAAAAAGCCCTCCAGCGCAAATATCAAACAGAGATTAACCTGGCGCCCCTGGACGATGAACTCGCCAGACAAGCGCGACAAACGATGTTTCAGCGCCTTGCTTTAGCATAACCTCCCCTTTGGGCTCTCCCGTTGGAGAAGGCAACCATTCCCCTAAGTCCCCCCTCCGAAGGGGGCTTTTAAGAGTCGAGCAATTATTTTGGAGGGTTATTCGGCATGTTTGCGCAGGTGGTCGCGGAAAAATTTTATAAAAGCGTCAGCAGGTAAGGGGCGACTAAATAAAAAGCCTTGGAAAGCATGGCAGTGAAGTTGACGGAGAAATTCCATTTCTGCCACGGTTTCGACCCCCTCGGCAATGACAGAAAAGTTGAGCTGCTGGGCCATATTAATCAAGGCCGTGGTGATGGCAGCATTTTTGGGGTTTTGGTGGATATTGGCCACAAAGCAACGGTCAATTTTGAGGGTGTCAAAGGGAAAGTGTTGTAGATAACCCAGGGATGCATAGCCCGTCCCAAAATCATCGATGGCGATCGCCACCCCAAGGGCTTTAATTTTTTGGAATTGACTCAGGGTGAGATCAATATTGTCCACCAGGGAGCTTTCCGTCAGCTCTAGCTTTAGCCACTGGGGATCGAGTCCGGTCTCGGTTAAAATTGCTTTGATCCGGGTCACCAACTGCGGATCTTGCAGTTGCCGGCTCGAAAGGTTCACCGAAATTTGTAGGGGCGGCAGACCGAGTTGTTGCCATTGTTTCCCCTGGCGACAGGCTTCGCGCAAAATCCATTCTCCCAGGGGCACGATAAACCCCGTCATTTCGGCCAGGGAGATAAATTCTCCCGGTGGAATCATCCCCCGTTCCGGTGACTGCCAACGGACTAGGGCTTCGGCCCCGATAATTTGTCCTGTGCGGATATCGAGTTGGGGTTGGTAATGGAGCAGAAATTCCCGTTGGTCGAGGGCTTGCTGGAGCTGGAGATTTTCGCGGGGGAGCAGGCGATCGCGGTCTTCACTCAACTGCTTTACCCGCCGCTGCAAAATTTCTAGCATGCCGAACAGCTCTAGGGGATCGAGGATTTGGGATAAATTCGTCTCTGTTAAAATCCCCTGGAGTTCACCGTTTTTACCCGTCACCACAATCCGGCGCACCTGATGGTATTGAAATAATTCCTGGGCGATCGCCAAAGATGAATCAGGCTGCAGTTGAATCACCGGCTGACTCATCACGACCCCGGCGGTCAAGGTTTTAAAATCAGCTTCTGCCCCCTGGAGTTTGACGATATCCCGCTCGGTGATGATGCCGATAGGTTTGAGCAGATCCGCCTCTGTCGCCACGATCACTAGACAACTAATGCGCCGTCGGGCCATGATCTGAGCAACTTCTAGCACGGGCGTCTCTGGCTCAGTCGAAATGACCTGGGCTGACATCACTTCGCGCACTTCCCGAAACCGTAAAAAATACCCTAAATGGAGCGCCTGGCGTAGGGAACTTAGGGTCGCCACGCCAACCACCCGCTGCTGCGCGTCCACCACGGGTAAGTGACGAATCCGGTGGCGGCGCATTAAATTGTAGGCTGAAAAAACATCCGTAAAATTTTTCGATTCGATGGTCACCACGGGGCTGGTCATGATGTCCTGGACCCGAGTTTCGTTGAGGGTTCTCTCAGATAAAGAAAGGCGCACCAAGTCCCGCTCGGTCAGAATGCCGACCAGGCGATCGCCTGTGGTAATGATCAAACAGCTCTGGGGTGACTCCGTTTTTGTCCCCGTCATGAGGGCGATCGCCTGCTTTAAGGGCGATCGATGATCAAGAAAAATCGGTGGGTCTAACTTAATATCTTGTTCCTTAAAGAATTCATCACCCTGCAGAAAAAAAGTCATACCGCTCCGTCAGGATTTTCATTGAATTTTAAGGAATTCTAACCTAAAGACTTAGACAGACCATGGGCTGCTGGTTGCCAGTTTTTTACATTGCCCAGATTAAAGAACATTGCTTAGCCCTCCAAATGCCTCAATTCGGGGGACCTTTTCGGCATTAGGCCACCCCAAAAAAAAGAGTAAAAACGCTATAAATGGCCTGTTTTTACATAGATAATGCACCCCTCCCGACTGAAGGGGGTGTGGATACTATCAGGAGGATTGCGCAGCCAAGTTCCCGCTGGATAAATTCCCTGTTCATCCTCAAAGGTGCCTTCTAGAACAAAAATTTCTTCCCCACCCCAATGGCGATGGGTCTGAAAATAAGTCCCCGGCTCCCAGCGCACAAGGGCGACATTTTCCCCCTGGAAGTTATGTAAAGGCATCACTAATAAGCCTTTTACTAAGCCAGGCACCCAAGGTTGCTGACGGGTATTCACCCGCACAAAGGTTTGGTCGGCCGGATCCATCTGCCAGAGTTTCACAAAAATTGTGCAGCCCGTTTCACTGTGGGGGCGATGGCTGGAGCCAACGGGATTGCGCACATAGGTGCCCGCCGGATATTCCCCGTAGTCGTCGGCAAAGGTGCCTTCAAGGACAAAAAATTCCTCACCGCCACCGTGGGTATGGGCCGAAAAATAACTGTCGGGAGCATAGCGTACTAGGGATGTGGCTCGGGCCACCTCTGCTCCATCACGGTCTAATAGACGCCGCTCTACCCCGGCCATCGGGGAAGTTTGCCAGGGCAGAGTTTGGGTATCGAGGACGACCCGCTCCTGTAAATTGGCGTGGAGTTTCATTGGATTAAGCTAAGAATTTTTCAACGCAGCGCACAAACATTTCGACCCCCATCCCGAGGGCACTTTCATCAAAGTTAAAGCGGGGGTGGTGGTGGGGATAGGCTAGGTCAAAGTAGGGATTCGCCGAACCCAGGAAAAAATAACAACCAGGCACTTCCCGCAGGAAGAACGACATATCTTCGCTGCCCATGGTCTGACATTCGGGCATCACGCCGAGGGGAGTTTCGATCGCCTCTTCGGCCACGGAACGCACCAGTTCGGCCATGGCCGGATCGTTGATCGTTGGTGGATAGAGGTGCACATGGTCGAGTTTGTAGCTGGCGCCGTAGCTCTGACAAATGCCGTTGACGATGGTTTCGAGGCGATCGCCGATGGTTTTTTCCAATTGGGGATTGAAATAGCGGATGGTCCCTTTGAGGTCGGCATAGTCAGCGATCACATTCATCGCGTGGCCTGCTTTAAACTCTCCCACGGTGACCACCGCCGCATCGAGGGGATTCACAATGCGCGAAACGAGGGTTTGCAGAGCCCCAACGATCTGAGCGCCGACAACAATTGCATCGACGGTTTGGTGGGGCAAGGCGCCGTGGCCCCCCTTACCTTGCACCCGCAGATTAAAGCTTTCCACTGCCGCCATCAACGCGCCGGGGCGTACACCGACAGTGCCCAAGGGCAAGTTATTCCAGAGGTGCAGGCCAATGATCCCATCCACATCGGGGTTCCGTAGCACGCCTGCTTGGATCATCGGTTTCGCGCCACCGGGACTTTCTTCGGCGGGTTGAAAAATTATTTTTACGGCCCCCCGGAAGCGAGCGCGATTTTCCTGGAGATATTTGGCTGTACCCAGGGCGATCGCCACATGGCCGTCGTGCCCACAGGCATGCATCACCCCTGAATGCTGGGAACGGTAATCAACTTCGTTTTCTTCTTGGATGGGCAAGGCATCCATATCGGCGCGGATTCCCAGCACTTTCCCGGTTGCATGGCCTTCAATCAGGGCAACAATACCCGTTTCAGCAATGCCCGTTTCGTGGGGGATCCCCCATTCTGTAAGCTTGTGGCTGATTAATTGGGCCGTCGCATTTTCCCGGAATGCCAATTCTGGTTTCTGGTGAATTTGACGGCGCCATTGGACGATCTCCCCTTGGAGGGCTTGGATGTCTGGGCGAATCCGATGTTTATGGAGAATGGCATCTAAACTGACGGTGGCAACCATGGCAAACTCGGCATCAACCCGTAAAAATCTGTCCCTCTAGTGTAGAAGATTCTTTTTTGCCCCGCCCATGGCTAAACCACGAATAGGCCGTAAATAACCCCGAGGGCGATCGCCACGCTGGCCCCCACGAGGGTGTTGAAAATATTGACCACTTCATTGGTTAAGAGGGCGAATTTTTCCTGAATCGTTGCACCGATCACACTTTCGATATTGGTCGCCACAAATGCCGCCACCCCACACCAAAAAATTCCCAGTCCATCGATTAAACCAACTCCATAACCGACGAAGGCGATCGCCACCGAAGCAACGATCCCAGCGAGGGTGCCTTCCAAACTCACGGCCCCTTCTGTGCCTCGGGGGACGGGCTTGAAGGTGGTGATCAAAAAAGTGCGCTTGCCGTAAGCTTTCCCCACTTCACTGGCGCTGGTGTCAGACAGTTTGGTGCTAA
The nucleotide sequence above comes from [Synechococcus] sp. NIES-970. Encoded proteins:
- a CDS encoding hypothetical protein (conserved hypothetical protein), producing MINQLRLVPTTKGFTLIELLTGMLIVGILASISAPSFLGLVNRGRVNEALDRTRGALQEAQREALKKSSNCDLAFSPSGETINITGGCLVTGPRTMSQVTYRHTLANNDPNNVIQLDFKGVPTDDNFNDGQEVFVFRGNGNYERCLVISRALGLIRVGTYESSGPSDTSTDEAKCITGQV
- a CDS encoding hypothetical protein (conserved hypothetical protein) — translated: MKLGKLARYNSPKNNGFTLIEILLAIALSSIVVSAAGYAIVYVSRRNQVSELQSVRRIELNRALDFIADDIREATRVQGNEDSPVDTRLQIVKADNSIIEYYYDPVTASDVWSGPGVIRRKEGTQPAEVLVDGIASDISSLPDTGCSGSDDLIAIPNTGFVVCINSAFRTADLALYGRLNIEDRETLSAEDFLIVATKFVTRNAPPPQRCIIPDLAGKTKAEAEELWDTAGFNLSNLDLIGADDETIAIQGLPANSQQDCTNTTMDAGDADDVCTVPNYADGSTTISSAKSNWDSSAFTGNFTAQGFNIDSSTDLSTINQTIGEQVLSPQPFAENGTEVICTASIQVTEKTCTVPNVVNKSNTAATTDLTTAGFTTITNDVRPGITTFTVGTQSPAGTSTTFCSAPVTIGEKKCTVPEFRGTNSNNRTTLWSGAEFTGTLTYAGPSGANLTWQSIPPGEVQFCDASIEVKEAKTCTIDPDLIIGQNASTAQTNWTTAGFYGNTFDATAVADGETIDALEFRNPVSGEMITPTLTGGNYSIDCATLIKVDDQACTVPDMSRPGVADSAKKSLTEARSDWADAGFQADQLITEKFLSDSDKVKAQSVPAGTALICSSSVTITGTGCVVPDLVGKSASAVTSIWTGAGFTGTLNFSLAGSGINSTNLSTNSPGTSWNGFTTFAQTPTRGDLRACSTTGHVYNTAPTNVDARTTTANTSNGVTEYTVNITWDFPFSAGRYYVFTCESNNKNSTCNPVVDRNNIESSASIVRFNENPVFTDKPATHIFTTSSTNKRRCYSVVARNVSGDSLTPQSVVTSTTPGACVIY
- a CDS encoding hypothetical protein (conserved hypothetical protein), producing the protein MKLHANLQERVVLDTQTLPWQTSPMAGVERRLLDRDGAEVARATSLVRYAPDSYFSAHTHGGGEEFFVLEGTFADDYGEYPAGTYVRNPVGSSHRPHSETGCTIFVKLWQMDPADQTFVRVNTRQQPWVPGLVKGLLVMPLHNFQGENVALVRWEPGTYFQTHRHWGGEEIFVLEGTFEDEQGIYPAGTWLRNPPDSIHTPFSREGCIIYVKTGHL
- a CDS encoding integral membrane protein superfamily protein; its protein translation is MNFFTNPWFAAIALNSALILLAFSLPKKLLTPWGYLHAWLLGVLVWGCLSWQGYTVVMFYFLVGVAVTKVGKAIKEAAGIAEGRGGLRGPENVWGSALVGTLCALGTLLAPENLQPLLWLGYVASFSTKLSDTSASEVGKAYGKRTFLITTFKPVPRGTEGAVSLEGTLAGIVASVAIAFVGYGVGLIDGLGIFWCGVAAFVATNIESVIGATIQEKFALLTNEVVNIFNTLVGASVAIALGVIYGLFVV
- a CDS encoding putative glutamine amidotransferase, translated to MTMHLKLGWLYPTLMGTYGDRGNVICLEKRAQWRQITVDVVALDKEAPLEAWDAVDLIVGGGAQDRQQEIVMRDLQGAKAEKLKALIEDQVPGVFTCGSPQLLGKYYEPAQGQRIDGLGILDLVSKHPGFGAKRCIGNVAFEITAEPLATELKAKLGDRPIAIGFENHGGRTYLGNVQPLGKVLKGYGNNGEDGWEGAFYQKAIATYAHGPLLPKNPFLADWLLEKALQRKYQTEINLAPLDDELARQARQTMFQRLALA
- a CDS encoding hypothetical protein (conserved hypothetical protein), with product MTNLWSLLLRLNQKQYRGFTFIEVLAGILIATTFTLIATQAIVIGTVFKVRARRVSEATNVIRADLEELRFLSTSANPENIDSQLIALCRQSFSTAFIESFANTLPPVNSPVVLLNKSYNLNRTETFSAWNVLRLSYSVEDAENANVVIAELQAEITPEASGSCPFIR
- a CDS encoding N-acyl-L-amino acid amidohydrolase, with the translated sequence MVATVSLDAILHKHRIRPDIQALQGEIVQWRRQIHQKPELAFRENATAQLISHKLTEWGIPHETGIAETGIVALIEGHATGKVLGIRADMDALPIQEENEVDYRSQHSGVMHACGHDGHVAIALGTAKYLQENRARFRGAVKIIFQPAEESPGGAKPMIQAGVLRNPDVDGIIGLHLWNNLPLGTVGVRPGALMAAVESFNLRVQGKGGHGALPHQTVDAIVVGAQIVGALQTLVSRIVNPLDAAVVTVGEFKAGHAMNVIADYADLKGTIRYFNPQLEKTIGDRLETIVNGICQSYGASYKLDHVHLYPPTINDPAMAELVRSVAEEAIETPLGVMPECQTMGSEDMSFFLREVPGCYFFLGSANPYFDLAYPHHHPRFNFDESALGMGVEMFVRCVEKFLA
- a CDS encoding response regulator receiver modulated diguanylate cyclase/phosphodiesterase gives rise to the protein MTFFLQGDEFFKEQDIKLDPPIFLDHRSPLKQAIALMTGTKTESPQSCLIITTGDRLVGILTERDLVRLSLSERTLNETRVQDIMTSPVVTIESKNFTDVFSAYNLMRRHRIRHLPVVDAQQRVVGVATLSSLRQALHLGYFLRFREVREVMSAQVISTEPETPVLEVAQIMARRRISCLVIVATEADLLKPIGIITERDIVKLQGAEADFKTLTAGVVMSQPVIQLQPDSSLAIAQELFQYHQVRRIVVTGKNGELQGILTETNLSQILDPLELFGMLEILQRRVKQLSEDRDRLLPRENLQLQQALDQREFLLHYQPQLDIRTGQIIGAEALVRWQSPERGMIPPGEFISLAEMTGFIVPLGEWILREACRQGKQWQQLGLPPLQISVNLSSRQLQDPQLVTRIKAILTETGLDPQWLKLELTESSLVDNIDLTLSQFQKIKALGVAIAIDDFGTGYASLGYLQHFPFDTLKIDRCFVANIHQNPKNAAITTALINMAQQLNFSVIAEGVETVAEMEFLRQLHCHAFQGFLFSRPLPADAFIKFFRDHLRKHAE
- the ureF gene encoding urease accessory protein, UreF, giving the protein MTFLFQIINSSFPLGSYNYSEGLEFLVEHSTQLDTPEKFQHWLNRELSYGSIRIDVQVMLAVSRAIACDNLAQLQYWNSWLNGTRETKELRQQSIQMGNSFLKLLGDLDPDKKIKFEALRSPLGKNCHYAIAFGIAVALWDIEPKQALLGYLHSWLSNLVSAGVKLIPLGQTQGQQIIYQLQPMVETVTETLLHQQERDLYGCTWGLSLASMNHETQYTRLFRS
- a CDS encoding hypothetical protein (conserved hypothetical protein), whose translation is MLIIGATMIYRSQDDQTTAIAQRETSSGLAAAETGINRVYNFLTANRVFSQYPSSDGLQSYSWQNDQTWETLVANADTNPIIVDQCFTETAINEAVDELELYVGGVWVPIDENRPEEGQFQVISYEYIGADKDDEKNIDAGVLIGRGILQVKGRVNTDSEDDTGDSDLGTAISSLQVEIPILKNQPAVRSVPGLWSLSPYLQGNQKVEGDIMVSGITGSGCDIFADGVLDALQESIVGPGQVIPAPGVSQPDLPPLPALENRNEIAAITGNATFPRAGDKFVTRTIDGVTTEVYHYNIGTVPNGSKSPLSIDLGGSRTVTVRTGTKTVAGETRQQMVIFHANGSVSVGGSASIRHLEMDTVNAANNKAFFQLYGRGSTGTPAGSFATPDFFLCMNGTPESSYFVLGPDYTYGVNGGGGAAATIYGTVWVKQVSNSNITLLSGATLPCGSSSNQIIVKQELTMDDLTAVEDILGQTGVLDGDTPTPPVLRPFINWRRLSND